In Synechocystis sp. PCC 6714, the following are encoded in one genomic region:
- the shc gene encoding squalene--hopene cyclase, translating into MVIAPSPSVPCPSTEEVRQAIAASRDFLLSEQYADGYWWSELESNVTITAEVVILHKIWGTASQRPLEKAKNYLLRQQREHGGWELYYSDGGELSTSVEAYTALRILGVPATDPALIKAKNFIVGRGGISKSRIFTKMHLALIGCYDWRGTPSIPPWVMLLPNNFFFNIYEMSSWARSSTVPLMIVCDQKPVYNIAQGLRVDELYTEGVENVQYKLPESGTIWDIFIGLDSLFKLQEQAKVVPFREQGLALAEKWILERQEVSGDWGGIIPAMLNSLLALKVLGYDVNDPYVQRGLAAIDNFAVETEDTYSIQACVSPVWDTAWVVRALAEADLGKDHPALVKAGQWLLDKQILTYGDWQIKNPQGKPGAWAFEFDNNFYPDIDDTCVVMMALQGITLPDEERKQGAIDKALQWVATMQCKTGGWAAFDIDNDQDWLNQLPYGDLKAMIDPSTADITARVIEMLGACGLTMDRQRVARGLAYLLQEQEQDGSWFGRWGVNYLYGTSGALSALAIYDAQRFIPQIKMAIAWVLSCQNADGGWGETCESYKNKQLKGKGSSTASQTAWALIGLLDAAKELPDLQKDNDLMTAIERGVAFLIAGQTTKGTWEEAEFTGTGFPCHFYIRYHYYRQYFPLIALARYSHLRAF; encoded by the coding sequence ATGGTCATTGCCCCCTCCCCCTCCGTTCCCTGTCCCAGCACTGAGGAAGTGCGCCAGGCGATCGCCGCTAGTAGGGACTTTTTACTGTCGGAACAATACGCCGATGGTTACTGGTGGTCTGAGTTGGAATCCAACGTCACCATCACAGCGGAAGTGGTCATACTGCATAAAATTTGGGGCACCGCCAGCCAAAGACCTCTGGAGAAAGCAAAAAATTATCTCCTACGACAACAAAGGGAGCACGGTGGCTGGGAATTGTATTACAGCGATGGTGGTGAACTAAGCACCAGTGTGGAAGCCTACACCGCCCTGCGAATTTTGGGCGTTCCAGCCACAGATCCAGCTCTGATCAAAGCAAAAAACTTCATTGTCGGCCGGGGCGGCATTAGCAAATCCCGTATTTTCACCAAAATGCACCTGGCATTAATTGGTTGTTACGACTGGCGGGGTACTCCTTCCATTCCCCCCTGGGTGATGCTTTTGCCCAACAATTTTTTCTTTAACATTTACGAAATGTCCAGTTGGGCCCGCTCCAGTACGGTGCCGCTGATGATTGTTTGTGACCAAAAGCCGGTGTACAACATTGCCCAGGGCCTGCGGGTGGATGAACTCTATACCGAAGGGGTAGAAAATGTCCAGTACAAATTGCCAGAAAGTGGCACTATTTGGGATATTTTCATCGGTTTAGATAGCCTATTTAAGTTACAGGAACAAGCCAAGGTGGTACCCTTCCGGGAACAGGGTTTGGCCCTGGCGGAAAAATGGATTCTAGAACGGCAAGAAGTTAGTGGCGATTGGGGCGGCATTATTCCCGCTATGCTCAATTCCCTGCTAGCGCTGAAAGTGTTGGGCTATGACGTTAACGATCCCTATGTGCAAAGAGGCCTAGCGGCGATCGACAATTTTGCGGTGGAAACGGAAGATACCTACTCTATCCAAGCCTGTGTTTCCCCAGTGTGGGACACAGCCTGGGTAGTGCGGGCTTTGGCGGAGGCGGATCTGGGCAAGGATCATCCTGCCCTAGTTAAAGCGGGGCAGTGGTTGCTGGATAAGCAAATTCTCACCTATGGAGATTGGCAGATCAAAAATCCCCAGGGTAAACCGGGGGCCTGGGCGTTTGAATTTGACAATAATTTTTACCCTGACATTGACGACACCTGTGTGGTGATGATGGCCCTACAGGGCATTACCCTCCCTGACGAAGAACGTAAACAGGGAGCAATTGATAAAGCTTTGCAATGGGTGGCCACCATGCAATGCAAAACTGGCGGTTGGGCCGCCTTTGATATTGACAATGATCAAGATTGGCTGAATCAATTGCCCTATGGGGATTTGAAGGCCATGATTGACCCTAGTACCGCCGACATTACCGCCAGGGTGATCGAAATGCTGGGGGCCTGTGGCTTGACCATGGACCGTCAACGGGTGGCACGGGGTTTAGCATATTTACTCCAAGAGCAGGAGCAGGATGGCAGTTGGTTTGGTCGCTGGGGGGTGAATTATCTCTATGGCACCAGTGGAGCCCTGTCTGCCCTAGCTATCTACGATGCCCAACGCTTTATTCCCCAAATTAAAATGGCGATCGCCTGGGTACTAAGTTGTCAAAATGCTGACGGGGGCTGGGGGGAAACCTGTGAGAGTTATAAAAATAAGCAATTAAAGGGTAAAGGCAGCAGCACTGCTTCCCAAACAGCCTGGGCATTGATTGGATTACTGGATGCGGCTAAAGAATTGCCGGATTTGCAAAAGGATAACGACCTAATGACGGCGATCGAGCGGGGCGTCGCTTTTCTAATTGCGGGACAAACCACCAAGGGCACCTGGGAGGAAGCGGAATTTACCGGCACCGGTTTTCCCTGCCATTTTTATATCCGCTACCATTACTATCGTCAATATTTTCCCCTCATTGCCCTCGCCCGTTATAGCCATTTGCGGGCATTTTAA
- a CDS encoding bifunctional aldolase/short-chain dehydrogenase, with product MQSLWDDREASQYQGDLAQRVYSSRLLGREPSLVLHGGGNTSVKCQVTSLVGETEYILYVKGSGWDLATIKEAGFAPVRMPHLLKLAKLPQLSDHQMVNELKTQMTLASAPSPSVETILHAILPFKYVDHTHADAVVTITNTANGEDRIREIYGDRLVIIPYVMPGFDLARVCAEKFAAEAHGGTVGMVLMNHGIFSFGNTAKEAYEAMISLVNEAEEYLKTQGVWQIDYDQPRKSTTENRLTLAQLRQEVCKIAGFPLIMRHYQDEASLSFVQRSDIATISQQGPATPDHVIRTKRLPQLGRDVGDYAQKYQQYFQRNDGKTGEAKTMLDPAPRIILDPELGMMTLGTSAKSAAIAGDIYRHTMEIIQRADGLGGYQALPESDIFAVEYWDLEQAKLKQAGNTPMFAGEVALVTGGASGIGKASVEQLLKQGAAVIALDIQPSIVDLYHRPDFLGIQCDLTDGNGFKQALERGMAQFGGLDILVLNAGIFPVARAIAELSTLEWQKVLNINLDANLTLLRECYPLLQLAPKGGRVVVIGSKNVAAPGPGLAAYSASKAALNQLMRVASLEWAKDNIRLNTIHPNGVFDTGFWTEEVLVTRAKHYGLTVEEYKANNLLKVEITSQDVAALVTVMAGPIFGKITGAQLPLDGGNDRVI from the coding sequence ATGCAAAGTTTATGGGATGACCGGGAAGCAAGCCAATATCAGGGGGATTTGGCCCAGCGGGTTTACTCTTCCCGTTTATTGGGTCGGGAGCCATCCTTGGTACTCCACGGGGGCGGTAATACGTCGGTAAAATGCCAGGTCACTAGTTTGGTGGGAGAAACGGAGTATATTCTTTACGTCAAAGGCAGTGGCTGGGATTTGGCCACCATCAAGGAAGCGGGGTTTGCGCCGGTGAGAATGCCCCATTTACTGAAACTGGCAAAATTACCGCAATTGTCCGATCACCAGATGGTCAATGAACTAAAAACCCAGATGACCTTAGCCAGCGCCCCTAGCCCCTCGGTGGAAACTATTCTCCATGCGATTTTGCCGTTTAAATATGTGGACCATACCCACGCCGATGCGGTGGTGACCATCACCAATACGGCCAACGGGGAAGATCGAATTCGGGAGATTTATGGCGATCGCCTAGTAATTATTCCCTATGTGATGCCGGGGTTTGACCTGGCTAGGGTCTGTGCTGAAAAATTCGCCGCCGAAGCCCATGGGGGAACAGTGGGCATGGTGTTGATGAACCATGGCATTTTTTCCTTTGGCAATACGGCCAAGGAGGCCTACGAAGCCATGATCAGCTTGGTCAATGAAGCGGAAGAATATTTAAAAACCCAGGGAGTTTGGCAGATTGACTATGATCAACCAAGAAAATCAACTACGGAAAATCGACTGACATTAGCCCAATTACGCCAGGAAGTTTGCAAAATTGCCGGTTTTCCCCTGATCATGCGGCATTACCAAGATGAAGCTAGTTTAAGCTTTGTGCAAAGGTCTGATATAGCCACCATTAGTCAGCAGGGCCCCGCGACCCCAGACCACGTTATTCGCACCAAACGTTTGCCCCAGTTAGGTCGAGACGTGGGGGATTACGCCCAAAAATATCAGCAATATTTCCAACGTAATGATGGTAAAACCGGGGAAGCGAAAACCATGCTTGACCCTGCCCCCCGCATTATCCTGGATCCGGAATTGGGCATGATGACCCTGGGAACCTCGGCTAAAAGTGCGGCGATCGCCGGCGATATCTATCGGCACACTATGGAAATTATCCAGCGGGCCGATGGCTTGGGGGGTTACCAAGCCCTGCCAGAGTCGGACATTTTTGCGGTGGAATACTGGGATTTAGAACAGGCTAAATTAAAACAGGCCGGCAACACGCCCATGTTTGCGGGGGAGGTAGCTTTGGTTACCGGCGGAGCTTCCGGCATTGGTAAAGCTTCCGTTGAGCAATTGCTAAAACAGGGGGCGGCGGTGATTGCATTGGACATTCAGCCTAGTATTGTTGATCTTTATCATCGCCCCGATTTCCTGGGAATTCAATGTGACCTCACCGATGGCAATGGGTTTAAACAAGCCCTAGAAAGGGGCATGGCCCAATTTGGTGGCCTAGATATTCTGGTGCTCAATGCGGGTATTTTTCCCGTGGCCCGGGCGATCGCCGAATTATCCACGTTGGAATGGCAAAAAGTTTTAAACATTAATTTAGATGCCAATTTAACCCTTCTGCGGGAATGCTATCCCCTATTGCAACTAGCTCCCAAGGGCGGTCGAGTGGTGGTGATTGGCTCCAAAAATGTGGCCGCTCCCGGGCCAGGCTTAGCGGCTTACTCTGCTTCTAAAGCGGCATTAAATCAATTAATGCGGGTGGCAAGTTTAGAGTGGGCTAAGGACAATATTCGCCTCAACACTATTCATCCCAATGGGGTTTTTGATACGGGCTTTTGGACAGAGGAAGTATTGGTAACTAGGGCCAAGCATTATGGTTTAACGGTGGAAGAATACAAAGCTAATAATCTGCTAAAAGTAGAAATTACTAGTCAAGATGTGGCCGCATTAGTGACAGTTATGGCCGGCCCCATATTTGGCAAAATCACTGGAGCACAGTTACCCTTGGATGGCGGTAATGATCGGGTTATCTAG